A window of Magnolia sinica isolate HGM2019 chromosome 13, MsV1, whole genome shotgun sequence genomic DNA:
GATTATTCCAATCCATTTGTGACCCTTCATCTGAAATGATGATAATACCCATTCAAGTGATGAATGGACAAGATCCATCAAATTTGTGCCATGTCAGCATTTCCAATGAGAGAGGCATTGTCAATTTCACACGCGCGAATATCCTTACATCATAAAGCCGCACTCTTGCAATATCCATAGATAAATACTCCTCCTCCTTCACTCCCGActtttgactctctctctctctctctctctctcaacccccAAAAATTCATAAAACACCCCACCCCATCCCTTCTTTCCCTCTAAAATGGCAGAAATCCAACCCCCAAAACTATGAAAAAACACCCCCACAAAATCTCCACTTCTTCAATGGAACCACACCATCTTCTCATCTTCCTCTTCCCTTTCCTCCTCACCATCTCAGCCACAGAATCATCAACGGCTGATATTTCCGGCTCATTGAAGGACGCCCGCCAGCTTCTCTCCTTCAAATCCACCCTCCTATCTTCCGAAACCCTCCAAAACTGGCAGCCCAACCAAAACCCTTGCTCCTTCACCGGCGTCTCATGTAAGGACTCCACTCGCATCTCGTCCGTCGATctcagtggggtccacttaggtGTGGACTTCCGCTCCGTCTCCTCCTTCCTCCTAACCCTAGAAAACCTTGTTTCCCTCTCCCTCGGCTCCACAAATCTCACCGGAAGTCTCCTCGCGCCGCCGTCGGCGGGAGGTTCCTCCTGCGGCAAGCTCCTCGCTTTTCTCGATCTCTCCGGGAATTCCCTCTCCGGATCGATTTCCGACATCTCGAGCTTCAGCTCCTGCTCGGCGTTGAAATCCCTTAATCTCTCCGGCAACGGATTCACCTTCTCCGGTGCCACTGCCGGACTGCCGATTGTTTTGCAGTCGTTGGATCTCTCCTTCAATAGAATCTATGGCCAGAACGCGCTCCCGTGGATCTTGTCAGATTGCTCGGAGCTTCGCCTCTTGAATTTGAAGGGGAACAGAGTATCCGGTCGGATTCCGGTCTATGGATGCACCAGCCTCGAGTACCTCGACCTGTCGGCGAACAACTTCTCTGGCGGGATCCCGACGTTCGGCGGGAATGCGTTGCAGCACCTTGATCTCTCATCGAACAGATTCAGTGGTGCGATTGGAAGTGAATTGGTTGGGTGCGGGAAGCTGAAGTTCTTGAATCTGTCTGATAATGGCTTTTGGGGCAAAATCCCGTCGCTTCCGGGTGGAAGCTTGCAGCGGCTTCTGCTCTCAGCGAACAAGTTCTCTGGTGAGATTCCGCCGCAGCTTGTGAAAGACACTTGCCCGGCGCTCCTCGAGCTTGACCTGTCCTTCAATGGCTTGTATGGTACTCTGCCTTCTATTCTTGCTTCGTGTTATTCTTTAGAGTCCTTAAATCTCTCCAACAACAACTTCTCGGGTGAATTCCCGGAAGGAATTCTGAGTTCAATGTCTAGTTTGAAGAGGCTTGCTCTGTCTTTCAATAATTTGAGCGGGAATTTGCCGGGTTTGATGATTTCGAATCTTACTGATTTGGAAACATTGGATCTGAGCTCGAATCGGTTTTTGGGATCTATACCGTTTGATTTATGCCGGAATCCAAGTAACAGGTTGAAAGAGTTGTATCTTCAGAACAATCTGTTCACTGGTGCGATTCCAGAGACTCTAAGCAACTGTTCGCAGCTGATTTCACTCGATCTCAGCTTCAATTACCTGACCGGAACGATCCCTTCAAGCTTGGGATCGCTGTCGCAGCTCCGCGATCTGATAATGCTGCTGAATCAGCTCCATGGTGAGATCCCGGCCCAGTTAGCAAGCATCAGGACACTCGAGAATCTGATCTTGGACAATAACGGGCTGACAGGAACCATACCTGCCAGTTTGAGCAATTGCACGAATCTTAATTGGATCTCGCTGTCAAGCAATCAGTTGAGTGGGGAGATACCATCATGGATCGGACGGCTGGGGAATCTTGCCATCCTCAAGCTCGGCAACAACTCGTTCTCGGGCAGTATCCCACCTGAGCTCGGGGACTGCCAGAGCTTGATATGGCTGGACCTGAACAGCAATCACCTGAACGGAACAATCCCATCTTCTCTTGCAAAGCAATCCGGCAACGTCGCCGTCGGGTGGATTACTGGGAAGAGGTATGTTTATCTGAAGAACGATGGGAGCCCTGAATGCCATGGTGCAGGGAACCTCCTTGAGTTTGCTGGCATCCGGCAGGATCAGCTCAACAGAGTTCCCACTCGGCGGTCTTGCAATTTCACCAGAGTCTATATGGGCAACACCCAATACACATTCGGCAACAATGGATCCATGATCTTTCTTGATCTGTCCTACAATCAGTTCGAAGGCAGTATTCCGAAGGAAATTGGGAACATGTCCTATCTCTCTATTCTGAATTTGGGGCACAACTCACTCTCCGGCGTCATCCCACCAGATTTGGGTGAGTTGAAGAATATTGGGGTTCTTGATCTCTCCCACAACAGCCTCGAGGGCCTGATCCCTGCGTCGTTCTCCGCCCTCTCAATGCTTTCAGAAATTGATCTTTCGTACAACAAGCTCACTGGGACAATCCCAGAATTGGGTCAGCTGGCAACTTTCCCAGCTTACAGATACATGAACAATTCAGGTCTGTGCGGGTTCCCCCTACCACCTTGCGGAGGGAATTCAGGGTCGAACTCTTCCAATTCCCAACATCAGAAATCCCACCGTAGGCAGGCCTCCCTGGCCGGGAGTGTGGCAATGGGACTGCTATTCTCCCTCTTCTGTATTTTTGCTTTGATAATTGTTGCTGTGGAGAGCAAGAAGAGGCAGAAAAAGGATAATGGCAGTCTAGATGTGTACATTGACAGCCGATCCCATTCCGGCACTGCCAATGCGAGCTTCTGGAAGCTGACAGGCACGAGGGAGGCCCTGAGCATCAACCTCGCCACCTTCGACAAGCCCCTCAGGAAGCTCACTTTTGCCGACCTGCTCGAAGCTACCAATGGCTTCCACAACGACAGCCTCATTGGCTCAGGCGGATTTGGTGACGTCTACAAGGCCCAGCTCAAGGATGGGAGTGTTGTTGCCATCAAGAAGCTGATCCACGTAAGTGGGCAGGGCGATCGTGAATTCACAGCAGAGATGGAAACTATTGGAAAGATCAAACACCGAAACCTGGTCCCTCTGTTGGGCTACTGCAAGGTTGGTGAAGAGCGCCTTCTGGTCTACGAGTACATGAGGTTTGGCAGCCTCGATGACATCCTACATGATCGAAAGAAGGCGGGAATCAAGCTCAATTGGGCTGCAAGGAGGAAAATTGCCATTGGGGCTGCCAGGGGACTAGCATTCCTCCATCACAACTGCATCCCCCACATAATCCACAGAGACATGAAGTCAAGCAATGTCCTGCTCGACGAGAACCTCGAAGCCAGGGTGTCTGATTTTGGGATGGCCCGGCTAATGAGCGCCATGGACACTCATCTGAGTGTCAGCACCCTCGCGGGCACGCCCGGCTATGTCCCGCCTGAGTACTACCAGAGCTTCCGGTGCTCGACCAAGGGCGACGTCTACAGCTATGGTGTGGTCTTGCTTGAGCTACTTACCGGGAAGCAGCCGACGGATTCCGCTGACTTTGGCGACAACAACTTGGTGGGGTGGGTGAAGCAGCATGCGAAGCTGAGGATAAGCGACGTGTTCGATCCACGGCTCATGAAGGAGGACCCAAGCCTGGAGGTGGAGCTGCTGCATCACCTAAAGGTGGCGTGCGCGTGCCTGGATGACCGGCCATGGCGGCGGCCCACAATGATACAAGTGATGGCCATGTTCAAGGAGATCCAATCAGGGTCTGTAGTGGATTCAGCTGCCACTGCCGACAGCAACTTTGGAGTGATGGAAGTGGTGGAGGTGAGCTTGAAAGAAGGCCCTGAGCTCAGCAAGCAGTAGAAGGaattttcaaaaagaaagaaCGAAAAGCATTTCAATATTCTTTGAGAGAGGAGGAAGGTGAATCAGGTAATGATTTTTGAATTTTATACCCCCATTTTTTTCATCTTACCCCCACTTTCAATggcataaaagaaaaaaagaaaaagaaaaaaaaggcctGTAGCTACGTAtcaatgtatgtaatatatatatttatgagaAATGCTGTTATTTTATACATAAAAGCTGTTTGTATATAAAGGGGTTTGATTTTCTCTGTGCAAccaaatgtatgtattttattttattttttaattttttatttgtggTTTTTGAGTGGTTTGTCTGTTTTTGCCTTGGGTAGAGGCAATCTATCCTTAAAAAGGAGGTGGGCCACTCTGACATGATGATGGTGACTGACGATGGTGATTAACTGCTGGTCTTCTGGCCTCTTCTCTATCTCCATTTTTGTCCAGCTTTTCTTTCTACAGCTCCCACGGTGTGCATTCATATGGGCTATGGCAGCTAGTGGACCGCACGCCTGCTTTTCTGGTCCGTCCAAAACTCGTCTCTCTTGTTCCCAATCGTCTTATTGgggccatcaaatggacagttgaAATGAAATTATCAGGTTGAAATTTCAGTCCAACAGTGTGATCGTTGGCTATGAACCACTTGCACAGATTGGTTCACATGCCGGTTGGTTCAGGTCGTTCTATGGTATGAGCCATCATAGCCTGACGTTGGTTTTCTGCCGTCTTACTAGTAACCTTACTCAAATGACCATTAGAGCGAGAATCCACAATGGCAATCCATCAATTGCACGGTTAAGATCGTTTAGGTCTAGCACACCCCAGGGGTGGCCCACTGATCGGATGGTCCAATAGAATGGTAAAGATGGTTTATCTGCTGAGTATGTGAACAGCTTAAAATCAGGATTAATTGGTAGGTCCCATCCCCTCCACATCAGATTCGTAGAGAAAACTTAAAAAGGTTATCACTACAAGTATGTGAAAGAAAGCATGGTTTTAATGCGGCAAAATCGACATGGAGGGTGTGGGGCCCGCTAAAATCGAGATTAGACTTAAATCTCAATTATGCAGATCCCATATCCTTATGGGCCCTAAGCAAAACAACAAAACCATCCTtcctaaacttttttttttttctctcccctCTTTTTGCCGCAGATCGGTTGAACCGGAATAATGCAGACCGCCGATAAAGAGCATGGCGCCTTGATGACTCATCTGAGTCAGAATTGACTCGTCTGAGTCAAACCTAGGCAATGCGATTTGGCAGTTGAGATATGCTCTATTTGTAGGGCTGTCAACGGCCCAGCCTGGGGTAGGTCTCTGCCCaggttttgaactgttttggcTTGAGCCATCGGTCTGGTCCtattcaaaaatctgatttttcaggcTCTAGCCTCGCCCATTGACATACTTATCTGTTTGGCTCAAACTCAGGCGAGTCACCATCTGACTCAGGGATGTGGATTGGATACTACCCCTCAGCCTGTCTGTTTGGCTCAGACTCAGGTGAGTCTCCCTCTGACCTGAGGACAGGCAGGGCTCTGCTATGAAGGGctactgtaatgtatgggttttatccactgtctatccatttttcgatatcatttttaggatataagctaaaaaaatgaggtagatccaaggttcaGCTTGTGGATTGAATTCTTATCAGCTTCTTAAGGGACCACATTAAGTTTTGGGTTAATTTGGGTCCTACCCTACCTCTCTCTAGCCATGAATGGGAAGtcctgtgggtgggcccaccatgatgtatttatttatccatgacattcatcccttttctcatatcatttaaaGGTATGTGCACAAGATTAAGGCAGATtcaacgttcaagtggaccacaccaaataataagcttgggttgcattaaatgcaagagtcatctttgatgtggtccacttaaggtttagatctgcctcatttttgtacatataccctaaaatgatataggagaagggatggaccgtgtagataaacagatacatcatagtgggcccacccacaaaacTGCCTGTTGGACAGAGGTCCGCCcgttaaattgatatttgtgtttgcccttcatgaccttatgaataggttggatggtaaacaatcatcacattaggccttaggaaggtttcaatggtgggtttcATTATCACTGTTccttcttgtggtgtagtctactctaggttttttttttttttcacatccaCATAAAATACAatacaatggtgtggtccacttgagcattgaatctgcctcatttttgggctttaaccctaaaatgacatggaaaaaataaatgaatggtgtggataaaatccatggtgggcccctcagatTCCCTACCTATGCCGAGCTCGGGACAGTGGAGGTAGCACCCAGTCCACATCCGACTCAGCCGAATCCTGGCTTGACTAAAGACCACACAAGGCAGTCAAAGTTGAATTTAACGCGAGAGCACGTGGATGTTAGTTGGAATCATGTGACATGCACGTGGAGAGAATAGAACCAAACCAAAAGACGTGCAAGAGAAGGGATCCAAATAAATTGATATTGATATTGAGAGCTATCCTAATTTTACACGTGTGGTGCTGTGCACATTCACTTGTGGCCACTCTTGCAAATATgaaacacgtgtgtgagatctgagctatCTATAAGATGGGTCATAGTTTTTAGATCTTTtgttaaaaaattcaaaactatTTGACTTGTCACTACGCTACAACGTTGATAGTAAATTGACAGTTACATTTCTTTtccagccattcatttgttttgataagcTGTGGTGCCTAACTGATGGCTGAAAGTCCTAAGGAAAACTCATATCTCACGCAAGTGTCACATTGTCACCACTTTCACACGTGGTGGAGTATGTCACACGCTTCTCTTTTTTGACCATCCAAACTGAGAAATAGACCGTTAATGAATTATTATTGagaagtcatttttttttttaaagaatagaTATCCTTGATGGTTTTAACTTAATTATTCATTAAATGTCCACTAATTAGCTTTTAGATAATTGAATCGGTGTAATTTTCAGTATCTAAATACACACAAATTTACCTTTTAATTTTCAGTATCAAATATCTAATGTTATACCTTTTCAGTTTAAGACTTCTTTCATATTCTTGAATAATAGGAATACAGCTCAAACAGCTTAGGTTAGGCTAAGACTAAGCTCACCCAACCCAAAGTCTAATCCAACGTGCCTAACCTGAACTCAACACAAATTTCAGAAAAATAGTTTTAACCTAAGTATTTATTAAATATCCACCtattagctatttaggtaattgAATTGATATAATTTTTAGTATCTAAATACCCGCCGGTTAACCGTCATCGATCCTCTATCATAGGATAAAAGTTTTCTTTCGGAAAATACGCGTTGTTTTCGAAGAACACAAGTTTACCTTTTAAAACACAcacaaatttaaattttaattacctAAGTATTCTTACTTTTAGTTTAATTaaacttttttaaatttttttagcatATCCTTAAATAATGGGAGTAACTCAAGCAGATTAGGTCGGGTGACGGTCAAGTCGAGCTCTAGTCAATCTAAAGAAGACCCAATGCAAATTTTTACCAAGGTGCCTAATTCAACCCAAATTCCACTGCACTCTACTCTCAACTTGACATAACACAACCTAACTCAGCCTCCTACGCATGTAATCATTCCCAGTACATCATATGCCAACCCATTTTAAATTGGGTTGTGCTTCCCAACCCTAACTTGATCGAAGGATGTCGACAAGCCGATCTAACCCAAGACCCAACCTAACTTAAGCTTAGGTTGGGTCAATTGGGTGCGAATTGACCTAAAGCAAAGTTGCAACtctattaaataatatatattgtaAAGAAATGAAAAATTATAGTTAGGGATTTTGTGCTCCTCTCATTTCTATTTATAGAGAAGGTGGCAAGGTAGTCATGAGACTATACGTATCTATGCACACTCATGCACAAATACTAATACTTCCCCTTAAGGTAGAACATAGATATTAAGCATGACTAACTTGGATACATTCACATACTGACGAGAACTCTATACAACTTTAGTAAACATGTCAACTAGTTGATCTTTGGACGGCAAGTGCAGTGTATAAAGAACTCCAGTGGCCAACTTCTTGCAAACGTAGTGATAATCCACATCAATATGTTTCATATGTTCATGAAAGACAGTCGATGACAATATGGATGTCCACCTTGTATCATgatataagagagaaagagacgcATTG
This region includes:
- the LOC131223429 gene encoding systemin receptor SR160-like, which translates into the protein MKKHPHKISTSSMEPHHLLIFLFPFLLTISATESSTADISGSLKDARQLLSFKSTLLSSETLQNWQPNQNPCSFTGVSCKDSTRISSVDLSGVHLGVDFRSVSSFLLTLENLVSLSLGSTNLTGSLLAPPSAGGSSCGKLLAFLDLSGNSLSGSISDISSFSSCSALKSLNLSGNGFTFSGATAGLPIVLQSLDLSFNRIYGQNALPWILSDCSELRLLNLKGNRVSGRIPVYGCTSLEYLDLSANNFSGGIPTFGGNALQHLDLSSNRFSGAIGSELVGCGKLKFLNLSDNGFWGKIPSLPGGSLQRLLLSANKFSGEIPPQLVKDTCPALLELDLSFNGLYGTLPSILASCYSLESLNLSNNNFSGEFPEGILSSMSSLKRLALSFNNLSGNLPGLMISNLTDLETLDLSSNRFLGSIPFDLCRNPSNRLKELYLQNNLFTGAIPETLSNCSQLISLDLSFNYLTGTIPSSLGSLSQLRDLIMLLNQLHGEIPAQLASIRTLENLILDNNGLTGTIPASLSNCTNLNWISLSSNQLSGEIPSWIGRLGNLAILKLGNNSFSGSIPPELGDCQSLIWLDLNSNHLNGTIPSSLAKQSGNVAVGWITGKRYVYLKNDGSPECHGAGNLLEFAGIRQDQLNRVPTRRSCNFTRVYMGNTQYTFGNNGSMIFLDLSYNQFEGSIPKEIGNMSYLSILNLGHNSLSGVIPPDLGELKNIGVLDLSHNSLEGLIPASFSALSMLSEIDLSYNKLTGTIPELGQLATFPAYRYMNNSGLCGFPLPPCGGNSGSNSSNSQHQKSHRRQASLAGSVAMGLLFSLFCIFALIIVAVESKKRQKKDNGSLDVYIDSRSHSGTANASFWKLTGTREALSINLATFDKPLRKLTFADLLEATNGFHNDSLIGSGGFGDVYKAQLKDGSVVAIKKLIHVSGQGDREFTAEMETIGKIKHRNLVPLLGYCKVGEERLLVYEYMRFGSLDDILHDRKKAGIKLNWAARRKIAIGAARGLAFLHHNCIPHIIHRDMKSSNVLLDENLEARVSDFGMARLMSAMDTHLSVSTLAGTPGYVPPEYYQSFRCSTKGDVYSYGVVLLELLTGKQPTDSADFGDNNLVGWVKQHAKLRISDVFDPRLMKEDPSLEVELLHHLKVACACLDDRPWRRPTMIQVMAMFKEIQSGSVVDSAATADSNFGVMEVVEVSLKEGPELSKQ